In Deinococcus psychrotolerans, the genomic window CGGGGTCGGCAGCGAGGCTGGCGAGCACTTCGGCGGGCAAATCGGGGTGCTGGGCCACCGCCGCCCGCAGTTGCCATTCGCCTCTGGCGGCGAGTTGGCGCAGCCGGGTTTCGCTCAGCGCGGCGCGGCCCGCCACCGCCCACTGCGCCTGCGGGTCGCTGTGACGCATCGCCAGTTCCTGAATCCACTCGGGAGCGGCGTCCACAGCGGCGAGGCGGGCCAAGCTGCGGCCCGTCCAGCGCTGGATGTGCTGCATCTGGGCCAGCCGGAGCAGCGGCAGCGCGGGGTTGGCAATCACCGCTTCGGGAAAGTCGGCGGCGAGGCTACCCAGCACTTCGGCGGGCGTATTAGGATGGCGGGCTACTGCTTCACGCAGAGGGGGCGCGGCGCTGCGGGCAAGGCGGGTGAGTTCCTCGGCAGTGGCGCTGGGCGCGGGCAGGCCGGTTTGAAGATCGGGCGCGGTCATGCCCTTATTCTGAACGCCCCGCGTTGTCCAGTGTGAGCGGAAGGGACACCAAGTCCAGCCAGCGGCCGAATGTGTGCCCGACCCGTAACGGCTTCAGCAGGGCGCGGCCCACTTGGCCGCCGCATGCCGTTCCGCAGACATAGACGCTGTTCGAGTCGCTAGCCAGAGTAAGTTTATGTATGTTTCCCTTGAGCTTTGACACCCCGCCTAAGGGTTGGCTCAGGCGCGGTGCTTCTTGGGCGGTGCAAGTTCGCAATTCTCAACAACTCACCCTGTTTGTAGAAAGACCACCTGAGCGGGTGGGGTGTTCAATTGCGCTCCTTTCTCGCTGGGTGTCACAAAGTAAAACGCCAGTGCCAGCAGCAAATACACCGCGATCAGCATCACGCCTTCAAACCAGGTCGCCTCGCCGTCTTTGGTTACGGTCGTCACGATCAGCGCCACCGCCACAATAGCCACCAGTTCCAGTGGACTGGAAAACACCAAATTCATCGGCTTGCCGATCAAGTACGAAATAATCACCAGCAGCGGCGCAGTAAACAGGGCTACTTGAATGGTCGCGCCTATGGCGATATTGATGGCCAGCCCAATTTTGCCTTGCCGCGCAAAGTAACTGCCCGCGATGTACTCGGCAAAGTTGCCCACCACCGCCAGCACGATAATGCCCAGAAAAAATGGACTGAGGCCCAGCGCTGCGCTGCTGGCGTCCAGCGCACCGGAGAGCATCTCGGATTCCAACGCGATGATGGCCGTTGCGCCCAGGAGCACCGCTGCCGCCTTCCAGGTCGGCCAGAGCGTGCCTTGGTGCTCCTCTTCTTCCAGCGCGAACACGTCTTTGTGCGTCACCAGCGTATAGACCAAGTTCAGGCCGTAGACCAGAATCAGCACCACCGCCACGCCCAAACTCAGGTATTCGTCTAAGTTGTTGCGGGCGGCGGCGCTTCCGGCTTCAAAGGCAGGCAGCCGCTCGGTCAAATCGAACAGGGCGGGCAGCAGCAAGGCCACCACCACCAAAAACAGCATCGAATTGAGCTGCCCAGCGTTCGCGCCGCTGAATTTCTGGCGGCTGCGGCCAAAGCTGCCGATCAAGATGGCCAGCCCCAGCCCCAGCAGCCCATTGCCGATGATGCTGCCGGTGATCTGCGCTTTCACCACAGCGGTGTTGCCCGCCAGCAGCACGAAAATGGCAATAATCAACTCGGCGAGGTTGCCAAAGGTGACGTTGAGCAGCCCGCCGATGGTCTGTCCTGCGCGGGCGGCGACCTGTTCGGTGGCCTTCCTGAGCCAGTCGGCCAGCGGAATGATCGCCACCGTGGACGCCCCGAATACCCACAGCGGCGGCGCATGAAAGACGTATTCCAGCAGCAGACTGATCGGGATAAAGGCCAGCAAGAGATTCATAGCGCTGACAATAGGGGATGGACAGGGGCGCGTGGGAGCTTGGGGGGAAGCTGAATGTTGGGCTGTTCTTTAGCACCGCCAAGCGTAAGCCTCAGCCCGCACCCCGCCGCCTCCCTGCTCTAGAATCTCCCTTGATGCCTGCCCAAACCCGAACCCTCGCCAGCGGCCTGACCGTGGCCTTTGAGCGCCGCGCCACCCCCGGTTTTTCCTTCCATTTGCGCCTGCCGCTGGGCAGCGCCCACGATCCCGCAGGGCAGGAAGGCACAGCGGGCTTGGTGGAAGAATGGCTCTACAAAGGCGCGGGTGCGTTCAGCGCTCGGCAATTCCAAGATGCCCTAGACGACCTCGGCGTGCGGCGCGGCGGCGGGATAGACGCCGAGGCCACCTACTTTTCCGGCAGCGGCCTGAATGAAGACCTCTCCGGAGCGCTGCGCCTCTACGCCGATCTGCTGCGCCGCCCCCACCTGCCCGCAGGCGAATTGCCGGTGCTGCTCGATCTGGCCCGTCAGGATTTGGAAAGTTCGCAGGACAATCCCGCCGAGCGGCTGGGCCTGGAAGCGCGGCGAATGGTCTTCGGAACAAGCGGCTATGCCCACCCCACCAGCGGAACGGTGCAGGGCCTCAGCCAAATCACCCCCGACACTGCCCGCGCCTTTTGGCAGCGCTACGGCGCGGGCGGCAGCATCCTCAGCGTGGTGGCCGACACGCAGGCCGAGGCAGTCTTTGATCTGGCCGACGAATTGTTCGGTGATTGGCAGACAGCAGACACCGAGCCAGTGCCGCTGACGCCGATGCTGGGCACCACTTCGCACCTCAAAGGCGACAGCCAGCAGACCCACTTCACCTTCACCGGGCGCGGCATTTCGCCGCTCTCGCCGGACTGGTTGGCTTGGCACCTCTCGCTCACCGCTTTGTCGGGCGGGAGCGCCAGCCGCCTGTTTCAAGCGGTGCGCGAAGACCGGGGACTGGCCTACAGTGTCCATGCTGGCCCGCAGGTGGTGGGCGGGGTGGGCCTCATCAGCGGTTACGCGGCCAGCACTCCCCAACGCGCTCCCGAAACGCTGAGCGTGATGCTCGGCGAACTGCGCCGCTGGCAAGCCGGACTGGAGGGGGCCGAGTTTGACCGCGCCAAAAACGCTTTGATGGCCAGCACGGTTTTCGGCTCCGAGAGCATCCGCGCCCGCAGCGGCGGGATGGCCCGCGACTTGGCCGTTTTCGGGCGGGTGCGCGAGGCCAGCGAAATGAGAACTGAAATTGCCGAGTTGACTTTAGAGCGCGTCAATACTTTTCTGTCTGGTTACGACTTGGGCGAACTCAGTTTGGCGTCGCTCGGCCCGGTGCCTTTGTCACTCAAAGCGGAGGCAGCCCATGTCTGAAACCACTCTCCTCAAGCCCACCAAGCACGTGCTGAGCAGCGGCCTGACCGTGCTGCTAGAACGCGATCCCGACGCCCAAACGTTAGCAATGGGCTACTTCGTGGGCACCGGAGCCAGAGACGAGCGGCCCGCCGAGCTGGGTGCGTCGCACTTTTTGGAACACCTGATGTTCAAAGGCTCCGAATCCGTCAGCGCCCTCGATCTCAATACCCGCTTGGACGCGCTGGGCGGGCAGGCCAACGCCTTTACCAGCGAGGAAGCCACGGTGTATCACGCGGCCAGCTTGCCCGAACAAGCCGGCGAGCTGCTCAGCGCCCTCAGTGTGCTGCTGACGCCGGCCCTGCGCCCTGAGGAAGTCAGCACCGAGCGCGGAGTGATTTTGGAAGAAATTGAGATGTACGCCGATCAGCCCGACTCGCGCCTCATGGACATCCTGAACGCCGAATACTGGGGTGAACATCCGCTGGGCCACTTGGTGCTGGGTACGGCGCAAACGGTCAGCGCTTTGACACCTGAGGTGCTGCGCCGCAACTTTGCTGAGCGCTACGCTGCGCCGAATATCACGCTGGCGGTCTGCGGCCAATTTGACGAGCAGGCGGTACTGGACGCCGCCGAGCAAGCCTGTGCCGAGTGGCCCCGCCATTCGTTCGAGCGGCAAATCACGCCCCACGTTCCCCAAAGCGGCCTGAGCGTGACGCCTGACCCCGAGCTCAGCCGCGCTCAGGTGGCGCTGGCCGCACCGGGCCTCAGCAACGCCGACCCGCTGCGCGAAGCGGCCCACGTGCTGACCGAGATCATCGGCGGCGAAAACGGTCGGCTCTACTGGGCTTTGGTGGACACCGGCCTGTGTGACAGCGCTGACCTCTCACACGCCGAGTACGACGGTGCGGGCATGTTCGTGGGCGGCTTTTCCTGCGACCCGCCGCGTACCCAAGAAGTTCTGGACGCTTACCGCGCCGTGCTGGGTGAAGTGCAAAACGGCGGCATCACCGACCTCGAAGTGCGCCGAGCTGCCCGCAAAATCGCGGTGGGGGCGCTGCTGAGAAGTGGCACGCCGCAGGGCCGTTTGTTTAGCCTCGGCATGGATTATCTGGCACGCGGCGAACTCATCAGCGCCTCGGAGAGCGTGCGCCGTTACGCTGACGTGACGCCAGAGCAAGTCCGCGCCGTGCTGGAGCGCAGACCATTTGATGTATTGCGGGTGGCGGTGCTGGGGCCGGTTGGGGAATTGGTTTAGGGGCTTACTCTTTGATATTTACACTGAGGAAGACGCTTTCTTTCAGGTTGGCGGCGATCCAGCGCTGAAACTGGTGGTTTACCCCTCTGTTGGGTCGGAAGGCGAAACCCACTCCCCCAGCAAATACGCCAGCCGCGTCTGCGCTCCTTCCTGACTCCCGTACACGCTCCGCAGCAGTTCACCGCCCGGCGCGAAGGCCAGCCAGTGCGGCGTGCCTTGGGTCTGCCAGAACTCGGCCACCGAGCCGTCCAAATCCAGCGCGACGGGAAACGGCAACTTGGCGTAGTCACGGGCAAAGTTAAGTAACTGCGGCTCAACTTGCTCACGCGCATAAAAGCGGTGGCCCCGGCTGGTGTGAACTGCCAGCAAGTTCACCGAATCCCCAAACTCGGCGTGCAGACGCCGCATAAACGGAATGCCCCGCGACACGCAGGCTGGGCATTCCAAGCTAAAAAACTGCACCAGTCCGGGCCGCGTCCACTCGGCAGGGTCGGGCACGGCGTTCAGATGCACAAATTCGGTGGGAGCAGGCCAGCGCACAGCAGCAGTATTCCACGCGCTAGCATGCTCAGCATGTTACGTTCTCTGCTCGCGTTGTCGGCGCTGCTGCTCATTCCAACTTCTCTGGCGACCAGTGTGGCCGAAGTCAAGAAAAAAGGTGTGCTGGTGCTCGGCACCGATCCCACCTTTCAGCCGTTTGAATTCAAAGGCGAAGACGGCAGCATTCAGGGCTTTGACATCGACATTGCCAAAGCGGTGGCCAAAGATTTGGGCGTCAAACTCCAGATTCAGGCGGTGGGCTTCGGCGCACTGATGCCGCAGTCGGTTACCTCGGGGCGGGTGGACATGGCCATGAGCGCCATTACCATCACGTCTGAGCGGGCCAAAGTGGTGAGTTTCAGTTCGCCGTATTACCGTAGCGCCCAGGTCTTTATCGTCAAGGCGGGCAATCCGAGTAAGTTCGCTTGGCCCGCCGACGTCAAAAACATCAACATCGGGGTGCAGGCCACCACCACCGGCCAATTCGCGGCCAACGACACCCTCAAGCCCAAGGGAGCCAACCTCAAGGTCTATGACGACTTCGCGGCGGGCCTCGCCGACGTGCAGGCGGGCCGAATCGTAGCGCTGATCGGCGACGCGCCCACAGTCACCGACCTTAAACGGCGCTTGCCCGGCCAGTTTGATCAAGCCGGCAAAGCGCTGGTGGCCGAAGATTACGGCGCTGTGTTCAAGAAAGGAAGCGACCTCGCCGCCGCCGCCGACAAAACCTTGGCCCGTATGAAAAAAAGCGGCGAATATCAAAAACTGCTCGACAAGTGGATTGTGCAAAAGTGATTTGAGCCGCGCTCTGAGGATTCCTCACCCGTAAGGCTGCTAGATTGACGACCGATGTGGTTTCGTGTCTTTTTGCTGCTGGCTCTCGCGGGTCTGGTGGCCCTCATTTCTCCGGCTGTGCCCGCACTGCTCAAGTACGGCGCTGTTCCTTCGGCCCCCGTACGCCCTGTGAACTTGCTGCTGGCGGGCGTCACTCCTGAATACGACGAGACTTCGGCGGTGTGGCCCTGGCCGGCCAAGCCTGAAGCGTATACCTACCTCACCGACACCATCGTGCTGGCGCAGTTGCGGGCGAGCGGCGAGGTGGAGCTGCTCAGTATTCCCCGCGATACCTGGGTCAACATTCCTTCTGTTGGGGGCAGTCAGGCGGGCTACGGCAAAATCAACGCCGCCAACCGGCGCGGCGGTCCCGAAGTGCTGGTTCAAGCGGTGCAAAACCTGACTGGCCTGCCGGTAGACGGTTACGCCCTGCTCAGCCTCAACGCCCTGCGCGACCTGACCAACGCTTCCGGCGGCGTTGATGTGAATGTGCCGGAGCGGATGCAGTACGACGACAACGCCGGAAAGCTGCATGTGGATTTGCAGCCGGGAATGCAGCACCTCAGCGGCCCGCAGGTCGAAGGCTTTTTGCGCTTTCGCCACGACAATCTGGGCGATATTGGCCGCGTGACCCGCCAGCAGCTTTATTTGCAGTCGCTCAGCCAAAAGCTGACGAGTCCGCTCAACGTCTGGCGCTGGCCCAGCGTGATTGGGGCGCTTGACCGCAACACTAAAGCGGGCCTGAGCCGTGAGGTGATTTCGCACACGCTCGGGGCACTGCTCTCCGGCCCCAAAATCAACACCCACACCTTACCCGGCGATTTTGGCCCGTCAGGAACATGGACGGCCAATCGCAGCGAGATTCGCGCCCTCATCTCCAAGTCGTTTAGTGATCCCAGCGACCCCAGAAGCCGCAGCGTGGCGATTGCCAATATCGACGCTCCAGCAGGCGCGGCCCGCGCCCTCCAAGACAAATTGGTGGCGGCGGGTTACAGCAACGTCTGGATCGTGAATTTGCAGCGCGGTCAAGCGCCGACCACCTTCATCGCAGGTGCGGCGGGCGCGGCGCTCAGCGGCCTCAGGGCGGATCTGGGTTACGGTCAGGTACAGGCGGCAGGCGGCGCAGCGGGTGCGGATCTCACGATTTTGCTGGGCAGCGACACGCCCGTGCCGAACTGAGGGAAGGTAAGAACCGCCGCCTCTGCTTCAAACCCGTAGTTCGTACAGCGCCACATCGTAGCCATGCACCACTTTGCGCCCGCGCACTTCAAAGCCGAATTGCTCGTAAATGGCCCGCAGCTTGGGACGGTTCCAGGTGGTGTCCAGTCGCAAGAAGGTGCAGCCCTCAGCTCTTGCTTCGCTAACCGCCGCTTCCAGCATTAGCTGCGCCAACCCTTGCCCCTGAAACTCAGGCGGCACGCCGAGCTTGTGGAGGTAAAGCGCTTCTCCCACTAAAGCGTCGGGCCAAAAGTCGGGGTCGGCGGCCAGCAGCACCATCGTGGCCGCCGCTTGGCCGCCCAACCAGCCGAGGCGAAAGCTGGCAGGCGGATACTGCGCTGTCAAGCGCTCCACCGTCATGGCGGAGTGCGGCCAGAGGGATTCGCCACGTGCTTGCAAGTTGCGGGCGGCGGCTTCCAGAATGCCGGCGCACAGCGGGAGTTCAGTCAGTTGAGCGGGCCGGACAGTCCAACTGAGCATGCTGAAGTCTAGAGCAAACCAGCCGCTTCAGTTCTGCCCGTACCTCGCTTATGTTCCCAGCGGCGGAGCGGCCTCGATCCCCGTGGCCCACAGCGCCGCGCCGCGCCGTTCCAGCCGCACACGCGGCAGCGGAGCGCGGGCCTTGCCGAACACCGCTTCACCCGAGCGCAGCGGATCGAAGACGCTGAAATGGCAGGGGCAACCGAGCCGGGGCATATTGTCCGGCGGGCGGTAACTGAAGCTGAAGGCCAGCACTTCGGGGTCTTTGACCAGGTTGACAGTGCAGCCCAAATGGGTACAGATTCGGCTGAAGGCGGCGTAGTGCTGCCCGTCCACCTCCAAGCTGCCGAGCGTGGCGGCGGGCAAGCGCAGCAGGATGCAGGGCCGCTTGTCGTAGCTAAATGCTTGCTGTGCCCACTCGCCGCTGAGCGCCGTCAGTGCCGCCACGCGCACGGCTGTTCCCGTCACAAAGTCAGGCGCACTGGGCTTTTCTTTGCCAAACGTGATGCGGCTGGCGTAGTAGCCCATATAGCCGAAGACGCCCACCGTCGCGCCGACCGGCAGCAGCCACCATTTTTCTAAAAGCTGACGGCGGGTGGGCATCAGCGAACCTGCCCTTCAGCCCCGCTCACTTCTGCCAGCCTTCCAACTTGCTCACCAGCGCTTCTAACTCCGCGCCCTTGATGTTGGGGTAAGCCGGCATAGCTCCCTTGCCATTTTGAATGACCGATTTCAGCTCGGCCCTGCTGAGGCGGCTCTCGTGCAGGTTGGGGCCGAGGCCGCCGCGCCCGCCCGCGCCGTGGCAACTGGCGCAGTTGGCCGCGTAGATTCGTGAAGCCGGGTCGGTTTGGGCCGTGCTGGCCCGCAACGTAGCGATCAAATCGTCGGCTTCGCGTCCGGCGGGATCTAAGCTCTGGTAGCGCTCCAGCGCGGCGAGGGCCAGCTTGGACTCGCCGAAATTGTTGAACGCGTAGCCGAGCAGCAACTGGCTTTCGGGGTCGCTCGGCGCGAGTTGGGCGGCGGTGCGAACCAGCAAAAAGGCTTGCGAGGCTTGCTGCTCGTTGGCCGGAGCGCTGCGGCCTTGCCCGGTCAGCAGCATGATGCCCAGCCGCCGCAGCGCTTTGGGCTGCTTGGGATCGAGCCGCAGCGCACTGGCGTAAGCGGCGCTGGCTTGGTCGTATTGGCCGGCGGTAAAGGCCGCGTCGCCCCACGCCAGATAAGCGGCTTGGGTTTGGCCGCGCTGCGCCTGCGCCTGCAAGCTCGGCAAGCTCAGGGCACTTTTGATGGCTGTTCCTTCGCCGCTGTCGAGCGCGGCCAATTGCCACTGCGGCACAAAGCTGAGTGCGCCCACGCCCACCACCGCTGCGGCCAGCACCACGCCGATCAGGGCGGGCGCGAATACGCTGCCGGATTTGGGCGCGGGCGGCAAGCCGTCGAGGGCACGCAGGCTGCGGGCGGCGCGGTTTTCCAAATCTGGGCGGCGGGCTTCATCCTCCAGGTCAATCAGTTCAGCCGTCAAAGCGTCGCGCTCACCTTCCAGACGCAGGCGCTCGGCAGCGTTGGGGTCGGCGGCGTTGCGGGCCCGCAGCGGCGAGACCACCGCCAGCAGCGCGGCCAAGCCCAGCAAGACCAGCAGCACGATCAGCAAAGCGTTCACGACTCCCCCCGCTGCTGCTCACGGCCAGCTTGGACTTGGGCGCGGATTTCGGCCAAATAGGGGTCTTCGGGTTCGTCGGCGTTGAGGGCGGGGTCAGCCGCCGTTTTGACGGGAGCAGCCGCGCCGCGCCGCTGACCGACCAAATAGCCCGTCAACGCCCCGCCGCCCAGTAGCAGCGCCAGAGACGGCAAAAGCCACAGCAGTTTTCCGGCAAAATCATTGGACGGCCTGAGCAGCACCCGCTGGCCGTAGCGCTCGCGAAAATAGTCGTAAATCTGCGCGTCCGTCTGCCCGGCTTGTGTCTGGGCGCTGATTTCTGAGAGCATCTGTTTGCTGATGTCGTTGCCGCTCTCGGTGATCGGCAGCACGTCGCGGCAAATCGGGCAGCGAATGCTGTTGCCGACGCGCGAAACTTGGCTTTGCTGCGCGGGGGTCAGCGGAGCGGCCAGCGCAGACGAAGCGAGCAGGAGAGCGGTCAGCAGGCGCTTGAGGGCCGACATTAGAACGTCACTCCGATGCTTTGCAGGCCTGCCGAGAGCCGCTCACGGGTCAATCCGCCCCGGTCAACCGACTTGATCAACCCGTCCGTGCCGATAAAAAAAGTTTCCGGCACGCCAGTGATGCCGTAATTGATCGACGTTTTGAGGTCGCTGTCGAGCAAGTTGGGGTAGGCCAGGCCGTAATCGGCAATGAACTTACGCATCCGCGTTTTGTCGGGGTCTTGAAACAGCACGCCGACCACGTTGAGGCCAGCCGCGCCCTGCTTTTCGCTGGCTTCGCGCAGGAGCGGCGCTTCGTCGCGGCACGGCACGCACCACGAGGCCCAGAAATTGAGCACCAGCGGCTTGCCTTTGAGCTGCTCCAAGCTCACCGTGCCGCCGTCCAGCGTTTTGAGGACGAATGTCGGCGCGGCCTTGCCCAGCAGCGGATCGCCCACGCCGCTCGAAGCGTCTTTGGGCCGCAGCAGCGCTACGCCCAGCGCCGCCACCAGCGCAAAGGCAATGCCCGGAGCGACAAAGCGCCGCCAAGCGGGAGGAGTGGAGTTGAGTTTGGTCATGAAGCTCCTTAAACGTGGCAGGTGGTGGTGGGAAGGGCAATCCCTGGCGCTCACTTCACTTTTCTCTCCGCTCCTGCCACTGGGAGAGGCGCTAAAAAGCGGAGTCCTTGTCTTTCTTAGGGGGTGGAGTGAGCAAATCGAATATCTCTCCCCGCTCCTCAGTCCGCCGCCACTGCCCCGCCCGTTACCTTGCGCACAGCGGGCCGCGCCGGAGATAGCAAGGTGACGCCCGCGCCCAGCACGATAATCAAAGTGCCGACCCAAATCCACGACACCAGCGGCGATTTGATGAGGCGGATGCTGGCCCACTTGCCATTTTTGTCGATGTTGGTGGTCACGAGGTAGGTGTCGCCCAGCACGCTGTAGCGCACGGCGGGAGTGGGAAATGGGGTGCCGGGGTCTTGGGCATAGACGTTCATGCGCGGCGCAAAACTCTGGCCATTGACCCGAATTTGGGTGATGGCGCTGGAGCCATAGTCATACTTGGCCTCGCGCAGGCTTTCGAGCCGCAGGGTGTCGCCCAGCACCTGTTTGTCTTGGCCGAGGTTGAGGGTGGTTTCGCCGCTCTGTTTGTACGCTCCCGAAAAGGCCAAGCCCAGCGCCAGCACCACCAAACCGAGGTGAGCGGTATACGCTCCGTAGCGGCGTGGCTGCTCACTGAGCAGGGCCGTGAGGCTGCCGCGCTGTCTGGCCGCCCGGAGGGTCAGGGTGGCGAGTCCGGCGACGTTGTAGGCGCACAGGGCCAGTGTCAGCAGTACTGCCACGCTCCGGACGCCCAGCACGGCGGCGATGATGGCCGCCAGCACGCCCGTTCCAACCGGCAGCCGCAGGGCCATCAGCAGGCTCTCGCCGTCAGCCCGACGCCAGGGCAGCAGCGGCCCGACGCCCATCAGCAGCAGCAAACCGAGGCCAATCGGCACGCTGAAGGTATTGAAAAACGGTGCGCCGATGCTGCTCTTGCGGCCCGTCACGGCTTCCACGATCACCGGAAACAGGGTGCCGAGCAGCACCACGGCGCTGAACACCAAAAACAGCCAGTTGCCCGCCAGAAACGCAGCTTCGCGGCTGAGCGGTGCGGGCGCTTCACCCAGGTCGCGCAGCTTGGGGGTGCGCCAGGCGGTCAGGGCCACGCCGCCGATCAGCAGCAATGCCAGAAAACCCAGAAACACAGGGCCGACTGGCCCGCCCGCGAAGGCGTGGACGCTCTGCACGATGCCGCTGCGGTTCAGGAAGGTGCCCAGCACGGTGGAGGTGTAGGCCAGCACGATGAGCCAGATGTTCCAGCCGCGCAGCAAGTTGCGTTTTTCCTGAATCTGGATGCTGTGCAAAAAAGCGGTGGTCAGCAGCCAGGGAATGAAGCTGGCATTCTCGACCGGATCCCAGGCCCAGTAGCCGCCCCAGCCCAATGTTTCGTAGCTCCACCAACCGCCCGCCACAATCGCGGCGGTCAAAAAGACCCAGGCCATCAGCGTCCAGCGGCGGGTCACGCTCAGCCAGTGATCCGAGAGTCGCCCAGTAATGAGCGCGGCCACCGCGTAGGCAAACGGCACGCTCAGGCCCACGAAGCCCAAATACAGCAAGACCGGGTGAACGGCCATCATCCAGTGGTTTTGCAGCGCCGGATTCGGCCCCTGCCCCTGCAACGGAATCTGTGCCAGCGGGGTAAACGGCGAGGCCACTCCTGCCACCACGCCCACGAAAAACAGCAGTGAAACGAACATCGCTCCCAGTGCCCAGGGCCGCAGAGCGTCGCGCCGCAGGGTCAGGCTGAGAATGAAAGCGTAGCCCGCCAGCAGCCAGGCCCACAGCAAGATGGAGCCTTCCAGCGCTCCCCACAGCGAGGTGATCTTGACCCAAGTCGGTGAGGTGGTCATCGAGTGCTCGGCCACGTAACGCACCGAGAAGTCGTCGCGCAGCAGGGCCGAGAGCAGCGCCAGAATCGCCAAACTGACAAAGGCGAACACCGCCCAAACGCTGCGGCGGGCCGCTTCGGTGCTGCGCGGGTCGCTTCGCAGGCCACCCAGCACCGAGAGCCACAGCCCCGCCAACGTAAAGGCTAGGGCCAGCAGCATGGCGACTTGGCCCAGCGCGGCCAGAGGACTGGACTGAAATGAAATCAGATTCAGCATGATCGTTGCTGCTCCTTACTGCCCTTCGGCGTTGGCGTCTTTGGCATTTTTCAGCATGTCTTTGAGTTCGCTCTGGCTACGCGGGATGCGGTATTCCTCGCTGTGCTTGACGATCAGTTCGTTGGCGTGAAAGACATTCTGGGCATTGAAGGTGCCGCGCACCACCACGCCCTGATTTTCCTTGAACAAGTCCGATACCGCGCCCTGATACACCACCGGAAACGTCGCGCTGCCGTCGGTGACGTTGAAATTCAGGTCGAGCGAATTGCGGTCATACTTCACGGCCCTGACGAGGCCGCCGATTCTGACGGTGTGGCCCTGCAAGTTGGCGGCCTGGGCCTTGTACTCGGTGGGCGTCACGAAGTATTCGATGCTCTGGGCGAGGTTGCCGAAGATGATGTAAGTCAGTAAGCCAGCGAGGGCCACGCCCGCCAGCACATACGGCAGCGGGTTTTTCCTGCGCCTTCTGGCCTGAGGGAGTTGAGGAGACGAGGGCGCACTCACAGTTCCCTCTCTTCTTGCCGCAGCCGCCACCAGACCCAGCCCAGATAGCCGATCAGAATCACGAACGTAACGACGTAAGTAATGAGGACGTAGCCCGAATACTTATCCACGGCGCACCTCGCTCTGGCTCAGCGGCTGATTCAGGGGCGGCAATTCAAATTCGCGCTCTTCGCGGCGCTCCTGCTTGGCCGCCAAAATGCCGCGCACCCGCAGCAAGTAAACGTAAAGCAAGGTAAAGGCGAGCGTCATGACGGTCAGGGCGATGCCGTACACCGGAGCCGCGCCCCACTGCATTCCGCCGAGCAGCTTGAGGGTCTGGGTCTGGTGAACCCCGCGCCACCACTCCACCGCCATGTAATTGACCGGAATGTAGAGCGTGCCGACCACGCCGATCACCGCCGAAACGCGGGCGCGGCGCTCGGGGTCGTCGATCAGGCCGCGCACCAGCAGGTAAGCGCCGTACACCACCAGCGAGAGGGCGGTGGTGGTCAGCCGGGCGTCCCACACCCAGTAGGTGCCCCAGGTCGGCTTGGCCCACAGCATGCCGCCCACGATGGTCGCCACTGTAAACAGCACTCCGATTTCACCGCTGCTCATGGCGAGGCGGTCGTAGCGGCGCTGGCGGGTGATGAGGTACAGCAGCCCGAACAACCCGGTGCCGCCATACGCAAGGTAACTCAGCCATGCGGTCGGCACATGCACGAACATCAGCCGCACGAGGAGGCCCTGATTGACGTCGGCGGGTGCGGTGAGACTCAGCCACAGGCCGGCCAGCACACTGAGGGCCGTCACTGCGCCGAGAACGGGGGTGAGACGGTCTTTTTTCGAGCCTGTTTTACTGAGCGTGGTCACACTGGTCATTGTGTCTCCAAACGGGCGGAGCGAAGGTAAGAGAAGGCGGCAAAAAGGCCGAGGGGAGCGGGCAATTCCAGCTTGGAGAAGCTCGCC contains:
- a CDS encoding LCP family protein, encoding MWFRVFLLLALAGLVALISPAVPALLKYGAVPSAPVRPVNLLLAGVTPEYDETSAVWPWPAKPEAYTYLTDTIVLAQLRASGEVELLSIPRDTWVNIPSVGGSQAGYGKINAANRRGGPEVLVQAVQNLTGLPVDGYALLSLNALRDLTNASGGVDVNVPERMQYDDNAGKLHVDLQPGMQHLSGPQVEGFLRFRHDNLGDIGRVTRQQLYLQSLSQKLTSPLNVWRWPSVIGALDRNTKAGLSREVISHTLGALLSGPKINTHTLPGDFGPSGTWTANRSEIRALISKSFSDPSDPRSRSVAIANIDAPAGAARALQDKLVAAGYSNVWIVNLQRGQAPTTFIAGAAGAALSGLRADLGYGQVQAAGGAAGADLTILLGSDTPVPN
- a CDS encoding ABC transporter substrate-binding protein codes for the protein MLRSLLALSALLLIPTSLATSVAEVKKKGVLVLGTDPTFQPFEFKGEDGSIQGFDIDIAKAVAKDLGVKLQIQAVGFGALMPQSVTSGRVDMAMSAITITSERAKVVSFSSPYYRSAQVFIVKAGNPSKFAWPADVKNINIGVQATTTGQFAANDTLKPKGANLKVYDDFAAGLADVQAGRIVALIGDAPTVTDLKRRLPGQFDQAGKALVAEDYGAVFKKGSDLAAAADKTLARMKKSGEYQKLLDKWIVQK
- a CDS encoding M16 family metallopeptidase: MSETTLLKPTKHVLSSGLTVLLERDPDAQTLAMGYFVGTGARDERPAELGASHFLEHLMFKGSESVSALDLNTRLDALGGQANAFTSEEATVYHAASLPEQAGELLSALSVLLTPALRPEEVSTERGVILEEIEMYADQPDSRLMDILNAEYWGEHPLGHLVLGTAQTVSALTPEVLRRNFAERYAAPNITLAVCGQFDEQAVLDAAEQACAEWPRHSFERQITPHVPQSGLSVTPDPELSRAQVALAAPGLSNADPLREAAHVLTEIIGGENGRLYWALVDTGLCDSADLSHAEYDGAGMFVGGFSCDPPRTQEVLDAYRAVLGEVQNGGITDLEVRRAARKIAVGALLRSGTPQGRLFSLGMDYLARGELISASESVRRYADVTPEQVRAVLERRPFDVLRVAVLGPVGELV
- a CDS encoding TlpA disulfide reductase family protein, which produces MRWPAPTEFVHLNAVPDPAEWTRPGLVQFFSLECPACVSRGIPFMRRLHAEFGDSVNLLAVHTSRGHRFYAREQVEPQLLNFARDYAKLPFPVALDLDGSVAEFWQTQGTPHWLAFAPGGELLRSVYGSQEGAQTRLAYLLGEWVSPSDPTEG
- the cax gene encoding calcium/proton exchanger, which produces MNLLLAFIPISLLLEYVFHAPPLWVFGASTVAIIPLADWLRKATEQVAARAGQTIGGLLNVTFGNLAELIIAIFVLLAGNTAVVKAQITGSIIGNGLLGLGLAILIGSFGRSRQKFSGANAGQLNSMLFLVVVALLLPALFDLTERLPAFEAGSAAARNNLDEYLSLGVAVVLILVYGLNLVYTLVTHKDVFALEEEEHQGTLWPTWKAAAVLLGATAIIALESEMLSGALDASSAALGLSPFFLGIIVLAVVGNFAEYIAGSYFARQGKIGLAINIAIGATIQVALFTAPLLVIISYLIGKPMNLVFSSPLELVAIVAVALIVTTVTKDGEATWFEGVMLIAVYLLLALAFYFVTPSEKGAQLNTPPAQVVFLQTG
- a CDS encoding M16 family metallopeptidase, which encodes MPAQTRTLASGLTVAFERRATPGFSFHLRLPLGSAHDPAGQEGTAGLVEEWLYKGAGAFSARQFQDALDDLGVRRGGGIDAEATYFSGSGLNEDLSGALRLYADLLRRPHLPAGELPVLLDLARQDLESSQDNPAERLGLEARRMVFGTSGYAHPTSGTVQGLSQITPDTARAFWQRYGAGGSILSVVADTQAEAVFDLADELFGDWQTADTEPVPLTPMLGTTSHLKGDSQQTHFTFTGRGISPLSPDWLAWHLSLTALSGGSASRLFQAVREDRGLAYSVHAGPQVVGGVGLISGYAASTPQRAPETLSVMLGELRRWQAGLEGAEFDRAKNALMASTVFGSESIRARSGGMARDLAVFGRVREASEMRTEIAELTLERVNTFLSGYDLGELSLASLGPVPLSLKAEAAHV